Proteins from one Amycolatopsis benzoatilytica AK 16/65 genomic window:
- a CDS encoding IclR family transcriptional regulator, with translation MDGGLPCPRDWRMMAASPRPVPPQPRRHAIAGNAAEPGRTVLSRAFAVLDSFRPGRPEQTHGEITRATGLAPATVHRLLAELTGWGALERTGRGRYRIGLRLWQLGAQAPGGRELRDVALPFLQDLLQVTHEVVHLVVLDGDRALYLEKLEAHPDVVVTSRVGLRLPLHAAGPGKVLLAHAPPDRLEGVLAAGLERRASGTITDPARLRQVLAEIRLQGFCISRDEMTDGAASVAAPVRGPGEQVVAAISVVVPSETPNLSRLVPVVRMAALGVTRALQA, from the coding sequence GTGGACGGCGGGTTGCCGTGTCCGCGCGACTGGCGGATGATGGCGGCCAGTCCCCGTCCCGTTCCACCGCAGCCTCGGAGGCACGCGATCGCCGGCAACGCCGCCGAGCCCGGGCGCACGGTTCTCAGCCGCGCGTTCGCAGTGCTGGATTCCTTCCGGCCCGGCCGCCCCGAACAGACCCACGGCGAGATCACCCGCGCCACCGGGCTCGCGCCGGCCACCGTGCACCGGCTGCTGGCCGAGCTGACCGGCTGGGGAGCGCTCGAACGCACCGGGCGCGGCCGGTACCGGATCGGGCTGCGGCTGTGGCAGCTCGGCGCGCAGGCGCCGGGCGGGCGGGAGCTGCGCGACGTCGCCCTGCCGTTCCTGCAGGACCTTCTGCAGGTGACGCACGAGGTCGTGCATCTGGTGGTGCTCGACGGGGATCGCGCGCTGTACCTGGAAAAGCTCGAGGCGCACCCGGACGTCGTGGTGACGTCGCGGGTCGGCCTGCGGCTGCCGCTGCACGCGGCCGGGCCGGGCAAGGTGCTGCTGGCGCACGCGCCGCCGGATCGGCTGGAGGGGGTGCTCGCCGCCGGTCTGGAGCGAAGGGCCAGCGGCACGATCACCGACCCGGCCCGGCTGCGGCAGGTGCTGGCGGAGATCCGGCTGCAGGGATTCTGCATCTCGCGCGACGAGATGACCGACGGGGCGGCCTCGGTCGCGGCGCCGGTGCGCGGGCCGGGGGAGCAGGTCGTGGCGGCGATTTCGGTGGTGGTGCCGAGCGAGACGCCGAACCTGTCGCGGCTGGTGCCGGTGGTGCGGATGGCGGCTCTCGGCGTGACGCGGGCATTGCAGGCCTGA
- a CDS encoding glycoside hydrolase family 2 protein has translation MTQVNRRRFLSGAVAAAGGGVLGASGLSGIAAADPAGRPFHSGGKEITTGWTFAPADAATAPGATMSSAGQVAGMKPAVVPGTPLTSMIVNGEYPDPLYGHIVTDTVPDTLKDTGYWYRTSFPVPRLLPGQRFWLRFDGINYLGTVWLNGVRVGTVEGAFQRGIFEVTDIVAKADRVAHLAVLVGKLDYTDPPALPSYASGVTRGGRNGGKTGVTLKNGPTFFCTAGWDWLPTIPDRDLGIWQPVAWSTTGPVRIADVQVTSTLSADLQTADVEIDVALDSSAGKSVLLKGSLDGQEFAQAVAAPPGASSAKVRLRVNQPKLWWPNGYGEPYRYRLTVGAESGGQLHDERTLRIGIRRIEYTTPMRSPSGAETNCLAITVNNQPILVMGGNWGLDEALKRIPRERLRAQVRLHREANLNLIRNWNGQSSTEDFFAACDEYGILVWQDFFCSTEGPPPENTERDLANIRDCILRFRNHPSVLLWCGGNEGPPPQPLIDGLDALVAELDPQRAALTSSAGDTGKNPIDGYRSGGPYHWVEPSKHFSLSDGTQWPPFHNEVGSYSIPTLEFIRKMLPESSWEHPDDFWADRDVNGNGGNGGGAGYLALTAKRYGELANLPDFARKSQLMNYECIKAIYEASAANMRSGVRYPRTGVIMWMTNPAQPSFVWQMYSHDLEAHSSFYAVQHACRRVNVIFNSQTFDVVLANHTRDVVQGTAAVTLFDLNGTAFSRASFPVRAAASDHTVLGSIAAQLRKAPSEVAFVRLSLTDPRGTELVRNFYWAENPARPSGFAGLDAAPAAAVSAVAGIRGQDVTVDVKNIGQPVALMLHLQVYDTRTGERILPATFSDNYLNLVAGEAVTVRARLADARPNVGVRVDGWKVDQRASRLTGHGLAVTFNQEALATDPAANTFGR, from the coding sequence GTGACCCAGGTGAATCGCAGGCGGTTCCTTTCCGGCGCCGTCGCGGCGGCCGGTGGTGGTGTGCTCGGCGCGTCCGGGCTGTCCGGCATCGCCGCGGCGGACCCGGCCGGACGGCCGTTTCACAGCGGCGGCAAGGAGATCACCACCGGCTGGACGTTCGCGCCGGCGGACGCGGCGACGGCGCCGGGCGCGACGATGTCGAGCGCCGGGCAGGTCGCCGGGATGAAACCCGCGGTGGTCCCAGGCACGCCGCTCACCAGCATGATCGTCAACGGCGAGTACCCGGATCCGTTGTACGGCCACATCGTCACCGACACGGTTCCGGACACGCTCAAGGACACCGGCTACTGGTACCGCACGAGCTTCCCGGTGCCGCGGCTCCTCCCGGGGCAGCGGTTCTGGCTGCGGTTCGACGGCATCAACTACCTCGGCACCGTCTGGCTCAACGGGGTACGGGTGGGCACCGTCGAGGGCGCGTTCCAGCGCGGCATCTTCGAGGTCACCGACATCGTCGCGAAGGCCGACAGGGTCGCGCATCTCGCGGTGCTCGTCGGCAAACTGGACTACACCGATCCGCCCGCGCTGCCGAGCTACGCCAGCGGCGTCACCCGTGGCGGCCGCAACGGCGGGAAGACCGGCGTGACGCTCAAGAACGGCCCGACCTTCTTCTGCACCGCGGGCTGGGACTGGCTGCCCACCATCCCGGACCGCGACCTCGGCATCTGGCAGCCGGTCGCCTGGTCGACGACCGGCCCGGTCCGGATCGCGGACGTGCAGGTCACTTCGACGCTGTCGGCGGATCTGCAGACCGCGGACGTCGAGATCGACGTCGCGCTGGACAGCTCCGCCGGGAAGTCCGTGCTGCTGAAGGGATCCCTGGACGGGCAGGAGTTCGCGCAGGCGGTCGCCGCCCCGCCCGGCGCGTCGTCGGCGAAGGTCCGCCTGCGGGTGAACCAGCCGAAGTTGTGGTGGCCCAACGGTTACGGCGAACCGTATCGCTACCGGCTGACGGTCGGCGCCGAGTCCGGCGGGCAGCTGCACGACGAGCGCACGCTCCGGATCGGGATCCGGCGGATCGAGTACACCACGCCGATGCGGTCCCCGTCCGGTGCGGAGACCAACTGTCTGGCGATCACTGTCAACAACCAGCCGATCCTCGTCATGGGCGGCAACTGGGGCCTGGACGAGGCGCTCAAACGCATCCCTCGGGAGCGGCTGCGCGCGCAGGTGCGGCTGCATCGCGAGGCCAACCTCAACCTCATCCGGAACTGGAACGGGCAGAGCAGCACCGAAGACTTCTTCGCCGCGTGCGACGAGTACGGAATCCTGGTCTGGCAGGACTTCTTCTGCTCGACCGAAGGCCCGCCGCCGGAGAACACCGAACGCGACCTGGCCAACATCCGCGACTGCATCCTGCGCTTCCGCAACCACCCGTCGGTCCTGTTGTGGTGCGGCGGCAACGAAGGCCCGCCGCCGCAGCCGTTGATCGACGGGCTGGACGCGCTGGTCGCCGAACTCGACCCGCAGCGGGCCGCGTTGACCAGTTCGGCGGGCGACACCGGGAAGAACCCGATCGACGGCTACCGCTCCGGCGGGCCGTACCACTGGGTCGAGCCGAGCAAGCACTTCTCGCTCAGCGACGGCACGCAGTGGCCGCCGTTCCACAACGAGGTCGGGTCGTATTCGATCCCGACGCTGGAGTTCATCCGGAAGATGCTGCCCGAGTCGTCGTGGGAGCACCCGGACGACTTCTGGGCCGACCGCGACGTGAACGGCAACGGCGGGAACGGCGGCGGCGCGGGCTATCTCGCGCTCACCGCGAAACGCTACGGCGAGTTGGCGAACCTGCCGGACTTCGCCCGCAAATCGCAGCTGATGAACTACGAGTGCATCAAGGCGATCTACGAGGCGTCTGCGGCGAACATGCGCAGCGGCGTCCGGTATCCGCGCACTGGCGTCATCATGTGGATGACCAATCCCGCGCAGCCGAGCTTCGTGTGGCAGATGTACAGCCACGACCTGGAGGCGCACTCGTCGTTCTACGCCGTCCAGCACGCGTGCCGGCGGGTGAACGTGATCTTCAACAGCCAGACCTTCGACGTCGTGCTCGCGAACCACACCCGCGATGTGGTGCAGGGCACCGCCGCGGTGACGCTCTTCGACCTGAACGGCACGGCTTTCTCTCGCGCGTCGTTCCCGGTGCGCGCGGCGGCGTCCGATCACACGGTGCTCGGTTCGATCGCGGCGCAGCTGCGGAAGGCGCCGTCGGAGGTCGCTTTCGTCCGCTTGAGCTTGACCGATCCGCGCGGCACGGAACTGGTCCGGAACTTCTACTGGGCCGAGAACCCGGCTCGCCCTTCGGGATTCGCGGGACTGGACGCCGCGCCGGCGGCCGCGGTGTCGGCGGTGGCCGGCATCCGGGGGCAGGACGTGACTGTGGACGTGAAGAACATCGGCCAGCCGGTCGCGTTGATGCTGCACCTGCAGGTGTACGACACGCGCACCGGGGAGCGGATCTTGCCCGCGACGTTCAGCGACAACTACCTGAACCTGGTCGCCGGGGAGGCGGTGACCGTCCGGGCTCGGCTGGCGGACGCGCGGCCGAACGTCGGGGTGCGGGTGGACGGCTGGAAGGTCGATCAGCGAGCATCGCGGTTGACCGGGCACGGGCTGGCGGTGACGTTCAATCAGGAGGCGCTGGCGACGGACCCGGCGGCGAACACGTTCGGCAGGTGA
- a CDS encoding aldehyde dehydrogenase, whose amino-acid sequence MVTHQQLFIGGTWTEPSDPALLDLVSPHDGALLGRAAQAQRADVDRAVALARRAFDEGHWPNTPPAERIAVLRRLAALREERADEIAALISAENGSALWFTRAGQPGLTRQANAYLKAAEELGWEKTLDPSDPDAPFRSVVRHEAIGVVAAVIPWNSPFSAALAKVIPALLAGNTVLLKVSPENSLSMNLLAQLLEESGLPEGVISVLPADRETSEYLVTHPGVDKIAFTGSTRAGRRIASLAGEQLKRVSLELGGKSAAILLPDADLGKAVRGLQFSSLLNNGEACIAQTRILAPRSRYAEVATAVKEMVESLRVGDPADEKTFIGPMVRRDQQQRVLDYIRVGLAEGARLVAGGPEVPLGLEGGNYVTPTVFADVDSSMRIAQEEIFGPVLVILAYDDEDDAVRIANDSEYGLSGGVWSGDEERAFAIARRIRAGTVTVNGAPIGFDGPFGGFKASGIGREYGMAGLLQYTEAKTVTV is encoded by the coding sequence GTGGTCACCCATCAGCAGCTGTTCATTGGCGGAACCTGGACCGAGCCGAGCGATCCGGCGTTGCTGGACCTGGTATCCCCGCACGACGGAGCGCTGCTCGGCCGTGCGGCGCAGGCGCAACGGGCCGACGTCGATCGTGCGGTCGCCCTCGCTCGCCGAGCGTTCGACGAAGGGCACTGGCCGAATACCCCGCCCGCGGAAAGAATCGCCGTCCTGCGCCGGCTCGCCGCGTTGCGCGAGGAGCGGGCCGACGAGATCGCCGCGCTGATCTCGGCCGAGAACGGGTCCGCGCTCTGGTTCACCCGCGCCGGGCAGCCGGGCCTGACCCGGCAGGCGAACGCTTACCTCAAGGCGGCCGAAGAACTGGGCTGGGAGAAGACGCTGGACCCGTCCGATCCGGACGCCCCGTTCCGGTCGGTGGTGCGACACGAGGCGATCGGCGTGGTGGCCGCGGTCATCCCGTGGAACTCGCCGTTTTCGGCCGCGCTGGCCAAGGTGATCCCGGCGCTGCTGGCGGGCAACACGGTGCTGCTCAAGGTGTCCCCGGAGAATTCGCTGAGCATGAACCTGCTCGCGCAACTGCTGGAAGAGTCCGGTCTTCCGGAGGGCGTGATCAGCGTGCTGCCTGCCGACCGCGAGACCAGCGAATACCTGGTCACTCATCCGGGGGTGGACAAGATCGCGTTCACCGGCTCCACCCGGGCCGGGCGGCGGATCGCTTCGCTGGCGGGCGAACAGCTCAAGCGGGTCAGCCTCGAACTGGGCGGCAAGTCCGCGGCGATCCTGCTGCCGGACGCGGACCTCGGGAAAGCGGTGCGCGGGCTGCAGTTCTCGTCGCTGCTGAACAACGGCGAGGCATGCATCGCCCAGACCCGGATCCTCGCGCCGCGGAGCCGGTACGCGGAGGTCGCGACCGCGGTGAAGGAGATGGTCGAGTCGCTGCGCGTCGGGGACCCGGCTGACGAGAAGACGTTCATCGGGCCGATGGTCCGCCGGGACCAGCAGCAGCGCGTGCTCGACTACATCCGCGTCGGGCTCGCAGAAGGAGCGCGGCTGGTCGCCGGTGGGCCAGAGGTCCCGCTCGGCCTGGAAGGCGGGAACTACGTGACGCCGACAGTGTTCGCTGACGTCGACAGCTCGATGCGGATCGCGCAGGAGGAGATCTTCGGTCCGGTGCTCGTGATCCTCGCCTACGACGACGAGGACGACGCTGTCCGGATCGCGAACGACTCCGAGTACGGCCTGTCCGGCGGGGTCTGGTCGGGAGACGAGGAGCGCGCCTTCGCGATCGCCCGGCGGATCCGCGCCGGCACCGTCACCGTCAACGGCGCGCCGATCGGTTTCGACGGCCCGTTCGGCGGTTTCAAGGCCAGCGGCATCGGCCGGGAGTACGGCATGGCGGGTCTCCTGCAGTACACCGAAGCCAAGACCGTCACCGTGTGA
- a CDS encoding TetR/AcrR family transcriptional regulator codes for MRADAARNLELVLATGARMLAADPAASITAIAAEAGVDRRTVYRRFASRDELLAAVYQARLDAIEAAIGAARLTEAPVAVALHRYVEGIIEVNRTWPVDLARMRTVPAARERREHAVRTVDAFLRRAADEGLLKPGMPDGWAGVVLGNLLHLAARELPALSTAQAADVLVNTFLSGFGAG; via the coding sequence ATGAGAGCCGACGCCGCGCGCAACCTGGAACTCGTGCTGGCCACCGGCGCCCGGATGCTCGCCGCGGACCCGGCCGCGAGCATCACCGCGATCGCGGCCGAAGCCGGCGTCGACCGGCGGACCGTCTATCGCCGGTTCGCTTCCCGCGACGAACTGCTCGCCGCCGTCTACCAAGCACGCCTCGACGCCATCGAGGCAGCGATCGGGGCCGCCCGGCTGACCGAGGCGCCGGTCGCCGTGGCGCTGCACCGGTACGTCGAGGGCATCATCGAGGTGAACCGCACCTGGCCAGTCGACCTGGCTCGGATGCGCACCGTCCCGGCAGCGCGCGAACGCCGGGAACACGCGGTGCGGACGGTCGACGCGTTCTTGCGCCGGGCCGCGGACGAGGGCCTGCTGAAACCGGGAATGCCGGACGGCTGGGCGGGAGTCGTGCTGGGCAATCTCTTGCACCTCGCCGCGCGGGAGCTGCCCGCGCTCAGCACTGCCCAGGCGGCCGACGTCCTGGTGAACACTTTCCTTTCCGGCTTCGGCGCGGGGTGA
- a CDS encoding nucleotidyltransferase domain-containing protein, which yields MPENDEETFADQLSRLPGVVAVALGGSRARGTHRPDSDWDYALYYRGTFDPDDLRALNLPGTVSELGEWGGGGFNGGAWLTVGGRPVDVHYRDLDVVEHELAEAEKGRFRWEPLAFHLAGIPSYLVVAELALNRVLRGSLPRPAYPELLQEKAPAVWRASAAQTVKYAKAAYVRRGRVTEAAASVGVAAMQAGHAVLAARGEWVTNEKTLLDRAGLRGLDDLVMGMGRDLEGAFATAVALLRRVGGLE from the coding sequence ATGCCGGAAAACGACGAGGAAACCTTCGCCGATCAGCTGTCGCGTTTGCCCGGAGTGGTCGCGGTGGCGCTGGGCGGTTCGCGAGCGCGCGGAACCCATCGCCCGGACAGCGACTGGGATTACGCGCTGTACTACCGCGGCACGTTCGACCCGGACGACCTGCGTGCGCTGAATCTGCCCGGCACGGTGTCGGAACTGGGCGAATGGGGCGGCGGCGGGTTCAACGGCGGGGCCTGGCTGACGGTCGGCGGGCGGCCGGTGGACGTGCACTACCGGGACCTCGACGTCGTGGAGCACGAGCTGGCGGAGGCGGAGAAAGGGCGTTTCCGGTGGGAGCCGCTGGCGTTCCACCTGGCCGGGATCCCGAGCTACCTGGTGGTGGCGGAGCTGGCGCTGAACCGGGTCCTGCGAGGGTCGTTGCCGCGGCCGGCGTATCCGGAGTTGTTGCAGGAGAAGGCCCCTGCGGTGTGGCGAGCGTCGGCGGCGCAGACGGTGAAGTACGCGAAGGCAGCTTATGTCCGGCGCGGCCGGGTGACCGAGGCGGCCGCTTCGGTGGGAGTGGCGGCCATGCAGGCCGGGCACGCGGTGCTGGCGGCGCGGGGCGAGTGGGTGACGAACGAGAAGACCTTGCTGGATCGGGCTGGGTTGCGGGGGCTGGACGACCTGGTCATGGGGATGGGGCGGGACCTGGAGGGGGCGTTCGCTACGGCGGTGGCGTTGTTGCGGAGGGTCGGCGGGCTGGAGTAG
- a CDS encoding NAD-dependent protein deacetylase → MRTRPTLTWAGPGEPLPRAGTVAEVAEVVAGRRVLVLSGAGLSTESGIPDYRGETGSLRRHTPMTYGDFVASEEGRRRYWARSHLGWRTIARAAPNAGHRAVSALRSGGWVSGVITQNVDGLHRAAGTPAVVELHGNLDRVVCLGCRRITPREELDVRLRAANPDFGGTATRINPDGDVELGDDAVRAFRTVPCASCAGVLKPDVVFFGENVPRARVERCYRMVDEASAVLVLGSSLTVMSGLRFVRRAAKAGKPVVIVNRGQTRGDEHASVRADLPLGPALTELVAALENRLPAAAEAR, encoded by the coding sequence GTGCGCACGCGACCGACGCTGACCTGGGCCGGGCCCGGAGAACCACTGCCGCGCGCCGGCACCGTCGCGGAGGTGGCCGAGGTGGTCGCGGGCCGCCGGGTGCTCGTGCTCAGCGGAGCCGGGCTGTCCACCGAGTCCGGCATTCCCGACTACCGCGGCGAGACCGGCAGCCTGCGCCGGCACACCCCGATGACCTACGGCGATTTCGTCGCCAGCGAAGAAGGGCGGCGGCGCTACTGGGCGCGCAGCCACCTCGGCTGGCGGACCATCGCGCGCGCCGCGCCGAACGCCGGGCACCGCGCGGTTTCCGCGTTGCGGTCCGGCGGCTGGGTTTCCGGCGTCATCACGCAGAACGTCGACGGCCTGCACCGGGCGGCCGGCACCCCGGCGGTGGTGGAGCTGCACGGCAATCTCGACCGCGTCGTGTGCCTCGGCTGCCGCCGGATCACCCCTCGCGAGGAACTCGACGTCCGGCTGCGCGCGGCCAATCCGGACTTCGGCGGCACCGCGACGCGGATCAACCCGGACGGCGACGTCGAACTCGGCGACGACGCGGTCCGCGCCTTCCGCACCGTGCCGTGCGCGAGCTGTGCCGGGGTGCTGAAGCCGGACGTGGTGTTCTTCGGCGAGAACGTGCCGCGCGCCCGGGTCGAACGGTGCTACCGGATGGTCGACGAGGCGTCCGCGGTGCTGGTGCTCGGTTCTTCGCTGACCGTCATGTCGGGCCTGCGATTCGTCCGGCGAGCGGCGAAAGCGGGCAAACCCGTCGTGATCGTCAACCGCGGCCAGACCCGCGGCGACGAGCACGCCTCGGTCCGCGCGGACCTTCCGCTCGGCCCCGCGCTCACCGAGCTGGTGGCGGCGCTGGAAAACCGATTGCCCGCCGCGGCCGAGGCTCGTTAA
- a CDS encoding LLM class flavin-dependent oxidoreductase, which yields MSVGIGLPISDPAALLEWARRADAGPFRTLGLLDRLVYDNPEPLTALAVLAGATTRVRLQTEVLLAPLRGTALLAKQAATLDRMSGGRFTLGLGVGGREDDHHAAGTPVRERGRRFDQQLAALCSLWSGEPHSQHAGPIGPAPAREGGPEILIGAFQPKALARVARWGDGLLAAAPPSWAGSLFDTVRRDWAIQGRQGEPRLVGQVNVALGPDSLVDEAKAAMGAYYAFSGRAEEMVRGMLTTPGDIRAAIRGYRDLGADEVMLYCYGGDPDQVERLADLC from the coding sequence ATGTCTGTCGGCATTGGCCTGCCCATCAGCGATCCCGCCGCCCTGCTCGAGTGGGCCCGGCGCGCGGACGCCGGGCCGTTCCGCACGCTCGGCCTGCTCGATCGCCTCGTCTACGACAACCCCGAGCCGCTCACCGCGCTCGCCGTGCTGGCCGGCGCGACCACCCGCGTCCGGCTGCAGACCGAAGTCCTGCTCGCCCCGCTGCGCGGCACCGCGCTGCTGGCCAAGCAGGCTGCCACGCTCGACCGGATGAGCGGCGGCCGGTTCACCCTCGGCCTCGGCGTCGGCGGCCGCGAAGACGACCACCACGCCGCCGGAACGCCGGTGCGCGAGCGCGGCCGGCGGTTCGACCAGCAACTCGCCGCCTTGTGCTCGCTGTGGTCCGGCGAACCGCACAGCCAGCACGCCGGTCCGATCGGCCCGGCCCCTGCCCGCGAAGGCGGGCCGGAGATTCTGATCGGCGCGTTCCAGCCGAAGGCGCTCGCCCGGGTCGCCCGTTGGGGGGACGGCCTGCTCGCCGCCGCGCCGCCGTCGTGGGCGGGCAGCCTGTTCGACACCGTGCGCCGCGACTGGGCGATACAGGGCCGCCAGGGCGAGCCGCGGCTGGTCGGACAGGTGAACGTCGCGCTCGGCCCGGATTCGCTCGTCGACGAAGCGAAAGCGGCGATGGGCGCGTACTACGCGTTCAGCGGCCGGGCGGAGGAGATGGTGCGCGGAATGCTCACCACGCCCGGCGACATCCGCGCCGCGATCCGCGGCTACCGCGATCTCGGCGCGGACGAAGTGATGCTCTACTGCTACGGCGGCGACCCCGATCAGGTCGAGCGGCTTGCTGACCTCTGCTGA
- a CDS encoding glycoside hydrolase family 2 protein: MTGEPAEPARVRWLAAHPRRTFLLGAGAVLAGSGAAAAALSRPAPPVARDKFGADWLFGPYLDGCTEPDFDDSEMALVSVPHCVVPLSWQDWHPPDWEHVWVYRQHFLAPEQLRRNRAFLQFDGVLSAATVYLNGRRVAGRSGGYLPLRCEVTGLLTDKDNVLAVVVDGRWQQNTPPDLPEYPNPSAIDFYQPAGIYRQVQLTEAPQTFLSDVYAQQIAVLTPNREVLVHCTVDSAKAVKGKIRITATLSQDGTEVATSYTDLTGLPKGSSDSTVSLRGLEAVQLWGLDDPAMCDILVTLSVGGRKVHTYQVRTGLRDAQFTVDGFRLNGQPLKLFGLNRHQWYPFVGGAMPDRVQRRDAQLLKDELNCTMVRCSHYPQATAFLDACDELGILVWEELPGWDHVGDTAWQELAVRDVHDMIVRDRNHPSIIVWGTRVNETLGQYALYGRTDQLAAELDPTRPCTGAVAGERGYVSPLYPVKAAGGVFSFNDYSRPHPPGSPPPLRPPRRGVPYLVSEAVGTLVGSPYFRRTDSLAVQREQAMLHAWVHDHAASDPRYCGLIGWCGFDYPSGWYHNYRGVKYPGVMDFFRIPKLGAGFYRAQRDPSRGAVIEPAFYWDFGPGSPPGGPGRDAIVWSNCEVLVVTVAGKRPVTVRPDRARFPHLAYPPFSVDLSVDGRSRPELTIEGQIGGQTVLRRKFSADTSMDIIAVTADDSQITADGADTTRVTLRSLDRYGAPRPHARGVLAVAVDGPGVLIGDPYLDFGALGGAAAVWVRSMRGAPGTITVSATHPFLNTGTATVTSV; this comes from the coding sequence ATGACCGGCGAACCTGCGGAGCCCGCCCGCGTCCGGTGGCTCGCCGCGCACCCCCGGCGCACGTTCCTGCTCGGGGCCGGCGCGGTGCTCGCCGGCTCGGGTGCGGCCGCCGCGGCGCTTTCCCGTCCCGCACCTCCGGTGGCGCGGGACAAGTTCGGCGCCGACTGGCTGTTTGGCCCGTACCTGGACGGCTGCACCGAACCGGACTTCGACGACAGCGAAATGGCGCTGGTTTCGGTGCCGCACTGCGTGGTCCCGCTGTCCTGGCAGGACTGGCATCCGCCGGACTGGGAGCACGTGTGGGTGTACCGGCAGCATTTCCTCGCTCCCGAGCAGCTGCGCCGCAACCGGGCGTTCCTGCAGTTCGACGGAGTGCTGAGCGCGGCCACGGTCTACCTGAACGGCCGCCGCGTCGCCGGACGCAGCGGCGGCTACCTGCCGCTGCGCTGCGAGGTCACCGGCCTGCTCACCGACAAGGACAACGTGCTCGCGGTAGTCGTCGACGGCCGCTGGCAGCAGAACACCCCGCCGGACCTGCCGGAATACCCCAACCCGTCGGCGATCGATTTCTACCAGCCCGCCGGGATCTACCGGCAGGTCCAGCTCACCGAAGCGCCGCAGACGTTTCTGTCCGATGTGTACGCCCAGCAGATCGCGGTGCTGACGCCGAACCGCGAAGTGCTCGTGCACTGCACGGTGGATTCGGCGAAAGCGGTCAAGGGCAAGATCCGGATCACCGCCACGCTCAGCCAGGACGGCACGGAAGTCGCGACCTCCTACACCGACCTGACCGGTCTGCCGAAAGGCAGCAGCGACAGCACGGTCTCCTTGCGGGGCCTCGAAGCGGTTCAGCTTTGGGGCCTGGACGACCCGGCGATGTGCGACATCCTGGTCACGCTCTCGGTCGGCGGCCGCAAGGTGCACACCTACCAGGTCCGCACCGGCCTGCGCGACGCCCAGTTCACCGTGGACGGCTTCCGGCTGAACGGGCAGCCGCTCAAGCTGTTCGGCCTCAACCGGCACCAGTGGTACCCGTTCGTCGGCGGCGCGATGCCGGACCGCGTGCAGCGCCGCGACGCGCAGCTGCTCAAGGACGAGCTGAACTGCACCATGGTCCGTTGCTCGCACTACCCGCAGGCCACCGCGTTCCTGGACGCCTGCGACGAACTCGGCATCCTGGTCTGGGAGGAGCTGCCCGGCTGGGACCACGTCGGCGACACCGCGTGGCAGGAGCTGGCGGTCCGGGACGTGCACGACATGATCGTGCGGGACCGCAACCACCCGTCGATCATCGTGTGGGGCACCCGGGTCAACGAGACCCTGGGACAGTACGCACTGTACGGGCGCACCGACCAGCTGGCCGCGGAACTCGATCCGACGCGGCCGTGCACCGGCGCCGTCGCCGGCGAACGCGGGTACGTTTCGCCGCTGTACCCGGTGAAAGCGGCCGGCGGGGTGTTCTCGTTCAACGACTACAGCCGCCCGCATCCGCCCGGCTCCCCTCCCCCGCTGCGCCCGCCGCGGCGCGGGGTGCCGTACCTGGTCAGCGAAGCCGTCGGCACGCTGGTCGGTTCGCCGTACTTTCGCCGCACGGATTCGCTTGCGGTGCAACGGGAGCAGGCGATGCTGCACGCCTGGGTGCACGACCACGCCGCGTCCGACCCGCGTTACTGCGGCCTGATCGGCTGGTGCGGTTTCGACTATCCGTCCGGCTGGTACCACAACTACCGCGGCGTGAAATACCCCGGCGTGATGGATTTCTTCCGCATCCCGAAGCTGGGCGCGGGGTTTTACCGCGCCCAGCGCGACCCTTCCCGCGGGGCGGTGATCGAACCGGCGTTCTACTGGGATTTCGGCCCTGGCTCGCCGCCGGGCGGGCCCGGGCGCGACGCGATCGTGTGGTCGAACTGCGAGGTGCTGGTGGTGACCGTGGCTGGCAAGCGACCAGTGACGGTCCGCCCCGACCGCGCGCGGTTCCCGCATCTCGCGTACCCGCCGTTTTCGGTGGATCTGAGCGTGGACGGCCGGTCCCGCCCAGAGCTGACCATCGAAGGCCAGATCGGCGGGCAGACCGTGCTGCGCCGGAAGTTCAGCGCGGACACGTCGATGGACATCATCGCGGTGACCGCCGACGACAGCCAGATCACCGCGGACGGAGCGGACACCACCCGGGTCACGCTGCGCTCGCTCGACCGATACGGAGCCCCCCGTCCGCACGCTCGCGGCGTGCTGGCGGTGGCGGTGGACGGGCCCGGGGTGCTGATCGGCGACCCGTACCTGGATTTCGGCGCGCTCGGCGGGGCGGCCGCGGTGTGGGTGCGGTCGATGCGCGGCGCACCCGGCACGATCACCGTCAGTGCCACGCATCCGTTCCTCAACACCGGAACCGCGACCGTGACGTCGGTTTAG